The nucleotide window AGGGGGAGTGATTTGAGTGGTAGATGAAGGAACGTCTGGCTGTTTTTCTGGCTCGGTTTGTTCCTTTTCTTGCTTAGTCGGTTCTGGTTTAGAGGGAGTTTTTGGTTTTTTCTGGCCTCCAAACAGATTTTTAAAGGAAAATCCTTTTTTTTGCCGAGGTTGAGGGGTAACGGGAGCTTGTTTTTCTTTTATTTGAATAGATTCACTTTCTGTAGGAGTTTCTAACACCTCTTCATCTAAGATCAAATCTTCTACACTTGCTGTTTGTGTAGTGTCTTGAGTTACCGTTTCTGGTGTTTCCTCTTGTTCTTGTGTAATCACATCAGAGGTGTCAGTCTGTGGTTCAGTTTTTTCTTCAGTGGGTGGGGGGGTAATCTCTTCAGAAGAAGAAGTCGCCGGCGTAGGGGTAATAGTTGGTTTCTTTCTTCTAACACCTCCTAAACGGCTTTGCACCCATTGCATAAGAGAAAATTCTTCCCACTGTTGCTCCGGATAGGCGATCGCCTGTCGTAATTTAAAAGTTTGCCATCCGAAGGAGAATAATAAAAGGGTTACGGCGGTTTGTCCTAATAAAACTGCTCCGGTAATGCGTCCGGCACACAACCATAAGACTAGAGCATAAAATAAACCTACCCCACTCCAGAGAAAGTCATCCTTACGATGGATGACCGGGGACAAAAAAGCCAGGGCAAAAAGAATTAAGCTGTATGTAGCAATTGCGATCGCTAGGATGTAGGCCAACATCGGTGGTTACTCCTTCGGTGTTCTCCTCTTTAATTGTGCGTCAAGTTGTGCCTTTATTACCAAAATAAGTCTAAGAAATTCTTTTTTTTTGGGATCTTATTTAGGAAAGTTAATCAGGTTTACCAGATCCGCGCAGGAAATCCCCGATTTGAGGCACTTTAATCGAGGGATGGAAGCGTGGGCAGGACTTGACAACGAAGCAAACTGCTTGTACATTCTAACTGGACGTAAGGTAAAAACCTGAATTGAGCCAGAATTGGGAAGTACCCATCCAAGATGAGAGTAAAAGGTAGTCAAAAACCAAGACGGAACCTCCAGAGCTTGGGAAATACGACAAAAATTGCATAAACTCGACAAGTATCCAGGGACTCTGGAAAACGAAAACGCCTGATTAGTCGATCTGTCGGGAAACCAACGGTGGAAGATGTTTATCATCATTTGTACCAACGAGTTTTAGATAAGTGGCGCAATATCGCTATAAGTGCGAAAATAACCAGGAATGCCCTATCGTGAGTTAGGGAAGCCCCGCACGAAGTTTACAAAGTGCGCGGGAGGATGTCACCTAGAATGTCCGGTTTCGACATGGCTATCGCCTGGGTATTGTTGAACCCCTGTCCCATAAGATTCAGTATATTCTGTAGGGACGTTGTCAAAATTTTGTTCTTGGGGTTGATTGTCTTGTTCAACGGGAATATTTTGGTGATGTAGAGTTGCCTCTAAATCTTCTTGATCGGTTGGACTTCTCAACTGTTGTTCTGTATCAGTCATAGGTTGTCTGTTCGGATAAAGATGGACTTATTTGCAGGGTAGCTAAGTTATCAATGGATAATGGATAAGGTATAATTAATAAATTTGGGTTAAAACTCTTCAAAAACCCTATAAATCTCAAGTTTTTTTCTTTGTTTTAATCCTCTTCATTCTCCCTTGTCCATTATCAAGTATTGAACTGTGACTTGAAATCCTCAAATAGTCGTAACTTTAAGTAGGGTTGAGAGATCTCTGGGTGCGTTACGCTACGCGCTTGACACCCTACTATCAAAATGTCCCACTGTTAACTGTTCACTGTTGAGTGTTGAGTGTTCACTGTTCACTAAAGAAGGTGCGTTACGCTGCGCGCTTCACACCCTACAGTAATAGGGAACAAAGCTCTATAATTCAAGAGACTCAACATAGAGACTGTTTAATTAGGGTTCATCTGTCCACTCATGAATCGATCATCACATTCTTCCGGGTTCATCTCTCGACGAACGGCATTAAAAGTAGTAGGAATTGGGACTTTAGGAGGAGTAGTGGGGTATTCTCGCTTTTCTAAGCCTCAACCTTTTGTTTTTGAGCAAGATGCTTTATCTTTACCCTGTGATCTCCCTCACTCTAAATCAGTGGTTGTGATTGGTGCTGGGTTAGCCGGGTTAGCTTGTGCTTACCAATTGAGTCAACGGGGATTTCAAGTCACTTTATTAGAGCGATCGCCGAATTTAGGCGGAAAAATTGCCAGTTGGACGATAAGAGTGGACAAGGAAAAGTTTAAAATGGAACATGGGTTTCATGGTTTTTTTCCTCAATATTACAATCTCAATAGTTTAATAACCGAATTACAAATTAAAGATAATTTTAAATCTTTAGACTTTTACTCTTTAGTTTTTCGTCATCAGGAATATCAGCCGGAATTATTTCGTCCGACTAATACGGCTTTTCCTTGGAATATTGTCGATTTAGCCATTGCTTCTCCTAACCGGTTGCGCTGGGGAATTAATTTAATTAATCCGGCTCACTGGCAGGTTTTTCGTGCTATTACCGGCTTTCAAATTCCTAAAAGTTTTAATCGTCTGGATCATCTTTCGGTGGCGGATTGGGCGGCGCAAGATTTTCCTAAAGGATTATATGATCTGTATTTTCTTCCCTTTGCTAAATCGAGTCTTAACGCTCCTGAACTGTTGAGTACCGGGGAATTATTACAATTTTTCCATTTTTATTTTTTTGGCAATCCTGAAGGATTAGCTTTTAAGGGAACTAAGGATGATATGGGGACAAGTTTAGTTGTTCCTATGCAAAAAGCCATTGAACAGAAAGGGGGAAAAATTATCTCTCAAGCAACGGTAAAAGAAATACAGGTATCCGATCGCCAAATTGAATATTTGACTTATCAACAGGGGAATGATGTAACTGATAGTCCTTTTTGGGTTGAATCTAATCAAAATATTGAAGATCAAACGTTAGACTATTATGGAACGGGCGATCGGGTTTTTGCGGTTAAACCGGGAGCGATTGAAGCCCTTTCTTTAACTTGTACTCATCAAGGATGTACGGTTATGAGACAGGAAAATGGGAGCTTTTTATGTCCTTGTCATGGAGCATTATACGATCAACAAGGACGAGTCATTCGAGGGCCGGCAAAGGGAAATTTATCCCAGTTTGAGATAGTTCAACGAGACAATCAAAGAATTAAATTAAAAGCTATATCTGACGATCCATTCTCTATAAAAGAGAAAATAGAGGCGGATTATTATGTGATAGCAACGGATGTACCGGGGGTTAAACACTTATTTGAAAACATGACGGGAGCAGTTAACCCAACCCTTAAAACCAAAATTGATCGATTAGCTGTAGCCGATCCTTTTGCGGTGGCTCGTTTTTGGTTTGATCGAGATTTTGAATGGGAATATAGTTATTTTACCTCTCTATCAGGCTATCAACTAACCGATAGTATTACCCTCTATCATCGCATTCAAGAACAATTTATCGACTGGGCAAAACGAACCGGAGGCAGTGTAGTTGAATTACACGCTTATTGTTATAAAGAAACCGAATTTCCTAATCAAGAAGTGTTATTAAAAACCTTTGAAAAAGAACTTTATGAAATTGTTCCCGCTTTAAAACCCGCTAGAATTTTACATCGAGAATTAGTCAATCAAAAGAATTTTTCGGGTTATCCTCCTAATAGTTACCAAGATCGTCCGACAACCGAGAGCGAAATTTCTAATTTAATATTTGCCGGAGATTGGGTGAAAATGCCGTTTCCTTGTGGTTTAATGGAACGGGCGGTTAGTAGTGGGTTATTAGCGGCTAATGTAATTCTTCATCGAGAGGGACTACAAAGAAGAACGCTTTTTTCGGTCACTCCTGAAGGGATGCTTAAAATTTAGTGTAAATTCATCTGTTTGCTTATGAGGTTGAGGATCAATCAAAGCCCCAAGGTTCAAACTCGAAATCATTATGATTGGGTATTATTATTGTCGTGGACGGTGTTAGGGTGTTGGTTAAGGTTTTTAAATTTAACAGCTAAACCTCCTTGGACAGATGAATTTGCGACTATGGTTTTTAGCCTGGGTAATCATTATAATTCGGTATTACTGGATCAAGTTATTTCTCTTGAAGGGCTGTTATCTCCTCTAAAATTTAACCCAGACACGACTATTTTTGAAGTAGTTTCTCTGTTATTACAGGAGGATAATCATCCTCCTCTTTATTTTATTTTAGCTCATTGGTGGATGAAATTATTTCCTCTTGATGGGGAATATATGTCGGTTTTGGCAGCCCGATCGCTTCCGGCTTTATTAGGAGGATTGTCAATTCCGGCGGTGTATATTTTAGGGCGTATTGCTTTTAGTTCTCGGTTAGTAGGACAGTTATCAGCGATGATGATGGCGGTTTCTCCCTATGGGGTTTTTATTGCTCAAGAAGCCCGACATTATACCCTAGGAATTTTGTTAGTGATTTTTTCTTTATGTTGCTTAGTGATCGCTGTCAAACAGATTGAAAAAGGAGTGATTATTTCTGCGGGTTTAATGTTGATTTGGATTACTCTTAATTGTTTAGGATTAGGGGTTCATTACTTTTTTATCCTCACTCTTTGCGCCCAAGGGATGAGCTTACTTTTTAACCTCCCTTATCAATTGAGAAGAACATTAATTTGGCGAAAAAATTGCTGGCGTTTAGGGTTAGTTGCTCTATTTACTCTAACGTTAGGGATGAGTTGGGTGTTATGGATAATTCCCCAGGATTACGGAAAGGGAATGACCGAATGGATTCGCCCAGATAATTGGAGTTTGTTATCTTTAATTAGTCCTATTTTTCAATTATTAGCGGCTTGGGTAA belongs to Gloeothece citriformis PCC 7424 and includes:
- a CDS encoding Ycf66 family protein, whose translation is MLAYILAIAIATYSLILFALAFLSPVIHRKDDFLWSGVGLFYALVLWLCAGRITGAVLLGQTAVTLLLFSFGWQTFKLRQAIAYPEQQWEEFSLMQWVQSRLGGVRRKKPTITPTPATSSSEEITPPPTEEKTEPQTDTSDVITQEQEETPETVTQDTTQTASVEDLILDEEVLETPTESESIQIKEKQAPVTPQPRQKKGFSFKNLFGGQKKPKTPSKPEPTKQEKEQTEPEKQPDVPSSTTQITPPTESFSPPETQKESSISGETLETDYQMETFIADEGAETVIEDYRSQETPSDDFSIYQMETFIADEGAETVIESYQVDVTSDNPKDKETEPKEQEKETLSSKPVESKETESEEKEEKLE
- a CDS encoding FAD-dependent oxidoreductase, whose product is MNRSSHSSGFISRRTALKVVGIGTLGGVVGYSRFSKPQPFVFEQDALSLPCDLPHSKSVVVIGAGLAGLACAYQLSQRGFQVTLLERSPNLGGKIASWTIRVDKEKFKMEHGFHGFFPQYYNLNSLITELQIKDNFKSLDFYSLVFRHQEYQPELFRPTNTAFPWNIVDLAIASPNRLRWGINLINPAHWQVFRAITGFQIPKSFNRLDHLSVADWAAQDFPKGLYDLYFLPFAKSSLNAPELLSTGELLQFFHFYFFGNPEGLAFKGTKDDMGTSLVVPMQKAIEQKGGKIISQATVKEIQVSDRQIEYLTYQQGNDVTDSPFWVESNQNIEDQTLDYYGTGDRVFAVKPGAIEALSLTCTHQGCTVMRQENGSFLCPCHGALYDQQGRVIRGPAKGNLSQFEIVQRDNQRIKLKAISDDPFSIKEKIEADYYVIATDVPGVKHLFENMTGAVNPTLKTKIDRLAVADPFAVARFWFDRDFEWEYSYFTSLSGYQLTDSITLYHRIQEQFIDWAKRTGGSVVELHAYCYKETEFPNQEVLLKTFEKELYEIVPALKPARILHRELVNQKNFSGYPPNSYQDRPTTESEISNLIFAGDWVKMPFPCGLMERAVSSGLLAANVILHREGLQRRTLFSVTPEGMLKI
- a CDS encoding glycosyltransferase family 39 protein, which codes for MRLRINQSPKVQTRNHYDWVLLLSWTVLGCWLRFLNLTAKPPWTDEFATMVFSLGNHYNSVLLDQVISLEGLLSPLKFNPDTTIFEVVSLLLQEDNHPPLYFILAHWWMKLFPLDGEYMSVLAARSLPALLGGLSIPAVYILGRIAFSSRLVGQLSAMMMAVSPYGVFIAQEARHYTLGILLVIFSLCCLVIAVKQIEKGVIISAGLMLIWITLNCLGLGVHYFFILTLCAQGMSLLFNLPYQLRRTLIWRKNCWRLGLVALFTLTLGMSWVLWIIPQDYGKGMTEWIRPDNWSLLSLISPIFQLLAAWVTMIILLPIESSYFPLVIFSGLLMLFFLVWSIPKLNRGLKICYQNLNYRLGIKLLLGFVLSAIALFFGMTYFLRIDITRGARYSFVYFPAIPVLLGGILSVFWNPYYLNLTRYFRQSQMTVLIIGFIGLLSAMTINFDLGYQKYYLPNQLVKVIEKTSSNQVLIATTHQNLVQTGEMMGIGWELYKNPLPIDIKFLLAHTPLNDSKSAIMTLQANLNQLSRPLDVWLVNFKASVELKNCEADFDNFSEINGYNYQRYHCF